A window of Equus caballus isolate H_3958 breed thoroughbred chromosome 10, TB-T2T, whole genome shotgun sequence contains these coding sequences:
- the LOC100054965 gene encoding NACHT, LRR and PYD domains-containing protein 2 isoform X1 has protein sequence MPLTVVLHGPAGVGKTTLAKKWMVDWTQDNHAKTFNSTFYLSCKELNHKGECSFADLLSKNWPDLQDAVPEILTQAQKILFIIDGFEELRVPSEALIHDMCCDWQKQKPVPVLLGSLLKRKMLPKATLLITTRPGALRELGLLVEQPFFIEIEGFLELDRKAYFLKHFEEEAQALRAFDLMKSNAALFHLGSAPAVCWIVCTCMKLQMEKGEDPAPTCQTITSLFLHFLCSQFTSPPGSCPGPFLQVPVTALCLLAAEGIWTQTSMFDGEDLERLGVKESDFHPFLDKNILQKGKDCEGCYSFIHLSVQQFLAALFYVLEREEEEDGDSCRWDIGGVQKLLSKEERLKNPSLTHVGYFLFGLLNEKRAGELETTFGCQVSRKVKQELLEFRVKSNKNKRLSSVTDMKEVLYCLYESQEEQLVKNAMSYVKEISIHLTNTFEMMQSSFCLKHCENLQKISLQVEKGIFLENDTESELDAQVERSQCDHRSLPLWTDLCSVFSSNKNLSFLDVSQSFLSHSSVRILCEQITRVTCHLQKVVIKNISPSDAYRDLCLAFIGKKTLTHLILEGDVHTDKMLLLLLCEMLKHSRCNLQYLRLGSCCDAAQKWDDSSLALGINQSLRCLDLTASELLDEGVKLLCTTLRHPKCFLQKLSLENCHLTEACCKELSSTLIVNQRLTYLCLANNKLGDGGVKLLCEGLSYPECQLQTLVLWHCNITRRGCKLISKLLQGDSSLTNLDLGLNPIATGLWFLCEALKKPNCNLKYLGLWGCSITPSCCQGLASALISNQRLETLDLGQNVLGKNGIMMLFEALKQNDGPLKTLRLKVDESSVEVQKLLKDVKDSNPKLTIECNNARTTRSSCCDFFS, from the exons ATGCCACTTACGGTCGTGCTGCATGGTCCTGCAGGTGTTGGGAAAACAACACTGGCCAAAAAGTGGATGGTGGATTGGACACAGGACAACCACGCAAAGACATTCAATTCCACCTTCTATCTCAGCTGCAAGGAACTCAACCACAAGGGGGAGTGCTCTTTTGCAGACCTGCTATCTAAGAACTGGCCAGATTTGCAGGATGCCGTTCCAGAGATCCTCACCCAAGCTCAGAAAATCCTGTTCATCATCGATGGTTTCGAGGAGCTGAGAGTCCCCTCGGAGGCACTCATCCATGACATGTGTTGTgactggcagaagcagaagccaGTGCCTGTCCTCCTGGGGAGTTTGCTGAAGAGAAAAATGTTACCCAAGGCCACTTTGCTGATCACCACTCGACCTGGGGCTCTGAGAGAGCTTGGGCTCTTGGTTGAACAgccattcttcatagaaatagaggGGTTCTTAGAGCTGGATAGGAAAGCGTATTTCCTGAAACACTTTGAAGAGGAGGCCCAAGCACTGAGAGCTTTTGACTTGATGAAGAGCAATGCAGCTTTATTCCACCTGGGCTCAGCTCCTGCTGTGTGCTGGATCGTCTGCACCTGTATGAAACTGcagatggagaagggagaagaccCCGCCCCAACTTGCCAAACCATCACATCACTGTTCCTGCATTTCCTCTGCAGCCAGTTCACATCACCTCCTGGCAGCTGCCCCGGTCCATTCCTCCAAGTTCCAGTGACAGCTCTGTGTCTCCTGGCTGCTGAGGGCATATGGACACAGACATCTATGTTTGATGGAGAAGACCTTGAGAGACTTGGGGTAAAGGAGTCTGACTTCCATCCTTTCCTGGACAAGAATATCCTCCAGAAGGGCAAAGACTGCGAGGGCTGCTACTCCTTCATCCACCTCAGCGTCCAGCAGTTTCTTGCTGCCTTGTTCTATGttctggagagagaggaggaagaagatgggGATAGCTGCAGGTGGGACATTGGGGGTGTGCAGAAGCTGCTCTCCAAGGAAGAAAGACTCAAGAACCCCAGCCTGACCCACGTGGGGTATTTCTTATTTGGCCTCTTGAACGAAAAGAGAGCCGGGGAGCTCGAGACAACTTTTGGCTGTCAAGTGTCGAGGAAGGTCAAGCAAGAATTACTGGAATTCAGGGTAAAGTCCAATAAAAATAAACGCTTGTCCTCAGTGACAGACATGAAGGAGGTTTTGTACTGTCTTTATGAATCTCAGGAGGAGCAGCTTGTGAAGAATGCAATGAGCTATGTCAAAGAAATCTCTATTCACTTGACAAATACATTTGAAATGATGCAGTCTTCTTTCTGCCTTAAACATTGTGAAAACTTACAGAAAATTTCACTGCAGGTAGAAAAGGGGATATTCCTGGAGAATGATACTGAATCAGAATTGGATGCTCAGGTTGAGAG GTCACAGTGCGACCAtcgctctctccctctctggacaGATCTCTGCTCTGTGTTCAGTTCAAACAAGAACCTGAGCTTTCTGGATGTGAGTCAGAGCTTCCTGAGTCATTCCTCAGTGAGGATTCTTTGTGAGCAGATAACCCGTGTCACCTGTCACCTCCAGAAAGTGGT GATTAAAAACATCTCCCCTTCTGATGCTTATCGAGACTTGTGTCTGGCTTTCATTGGTAAGAAGACTCTGACACACCTGATCCTGGAAGGTGATGTCCACACTGataagatgctgctgctgctgttgtgtGAGATGCTGAAACACTCAAGATGTAACCTACAGTATCTGAG GTTGGGATCTTGTTGTGATGCAGCTCAGAAGTGGGATGATTCCTCCTTGGCCCTTGGAATCAACCAGTCCCTGAGATGCCTGGACCTCACAGCCAGTGAGCTCCTAGATGAGGGTGTCAAATTGCTGTGTACGACTCTGAGACACCCAAAGTGTTTCCTGCAGAAGTTGTC GTTGGAAAACTGTCATCTTACTGAAGCCTGTTGTAAGGAGCTGTCTTCTACTTTGATTGTCAACCAGAGGCTGACATACCTGTGCTTGGCCAACAACAAACTTGGGGATGGTGGGGTGAAACTTCTATGTGAGGGCTTGAGTTACCCTGAATGTCAACTACAGACCCTGGT GTTGTGGCATTGCAACATCACCAGACGTGGCTGCAAACTTATCTCAAAGCTTCTCCAAGGAGACTCCAGCCTAACAAACCTGGACCTGGGTCTCAATCCCATAGCCACTGGATTATGGTTTCTTTGTGAGGCTTTGAAGAAGCCAAATTGTAACCTAAAATACCTGGG GCTCTGGGGCTGTTCCATCACTCCTTCCTGTTGTCAGGGCCTTGCATCTGCTCTCATCAGCAATCAGAGGCTGGAAACACTGGACCTGGGCCAGAATGTCTTGGGGAAGAATGGAATAATGATGCTCTTTGAGGCTTTGAAACAGAATGATGGCCCCTTAAAGACACTCAGGTTGAAGGTTGATGAATCTAGTGTGGAAGTACAGAAGCTGTTGAAAGATGTGAAGGACAGCAATCCAAAATTGACGATTGAATGTAATAATGCCAGAACAACCAGATCCTCATGTTGTGACTTCTTCTCCTGA
- the LOC100054965 gene encoding NACHT, LRR and PYD domains-containing protein 2 isoform X2 produces the protein MPLTVVLHGPAGVGKTTLAKKWMVDWTQDNHAKTFNSTFYLSCKELNHKGECSFADLLSKNWPDLQDAVPEILTQAQKILFIIDGFEELRVPSEALIHDMCCDWQKQKPVPVLLGSLLKRKMLPKATLLITTRPGALRELGLLVEQPFFIEIEGFLELDRKAYFLKHFEEEAQALRAFDLMKSNAALFHLGSAPAVCWIVCTCMKLQMEKGEDPAPTCQTITSLFLHFLCSQFTSPPGSCPGPFLQVPVTALCLLAAEGIWTQTSMFDGEDLERLGVKESDFHPFLDKNILQKGKDCEGCYSFIHLSVQQFLAALFYVLEREEEEDGDSCRWDIGGVQKLLSKEERLKNPSLTHVGYFLFGLLNEKRAGELETTFGCQVSRKVKQELLEFRVEKGIFLENDTESELDAQVERSQCDHRSLPLWTDLCSVFSSNKNLSFLDVSQSFLSHSSVRILCEQITRVTCHLQKVVIKNISPSDAYRDLCLAFIGKKTLTHLILEGDVHTDKMLLLLLCEMLKHSRCNLQYLRLGSCCDAAQKWDDSSLALGINQSLRCLDLTASELLDEGVKLLCTTLRHPKCFLQKLSLENCHLTEACCKELSSTLIVNQRLTYLCLANNKLGDGGVKLLCEGLSYPECQLQTLVLWHCNITRRGCKLISKLLQGDSSLTNLDLGLNPIATGLWFLCEALKKPNCNLKYLGLWGCSITPSCCQGLASALISNQRLETLDLGQNVLGKNGIMMLFEALKQNDGPLKTLRLKVDESSVEVQKLLKDVKDSNPKLTIECNNARTTRSSCCDFFS, from the exons ATGCCACTTACGGTCGTGCTGCATGGTCCTGCAGGTGTTGGGAAAACAACACTGGCCAAAAAGTGGATGGTGGATTGGACACAGGACAACCACGCAAAGACATTCAATTCCACCTTCTATCTCAGCTGCAAGGAACTCAACCACAAGGGGGAGTGCTCTTTTGCAGACCTGCTATCTAAGAACTGGCCAGATTTGCAGGATGCCGTTCCAGAGATCCTCACCCAAGCTCAGAAAATCCTGTTCATCATCGATGGTTTCGAGGAGCTGAGAGTCCCCTCGGAGGCACTCATCCATGACATGTGTTGTgactggcagaagcagaagccaGTGCCTGTCCTCCTGGGGAGTTTGCTGAAGAGAAAAATGTTACCCAAGGCCACTTTGCTGATCACCACTCGACCTGGGGCTCTGAGAGAGCTTGGGCTCTTGGTTGAACAgccattcttcatagaaatagaggGGTTCTTAGAGCTGGATAGGAAAGCGTATTTCCTGAAACACTTTGAAGAGGAGGCCCAAGCACTGAGAGCTTTTGACTTGATGAAGAGCAATGCAGCTTTATTCCACCTGGGCTCAGCTCCTGCTGTGTGCTGGATCGTCTGCACCTGTATGAAACTGcagatggagaagggagaagaccCCGCCCCAACTTGCCAAACCATCACATCACTGTTCCTGCATTTCCTCTGCAGCCAGTTCACATCACCTCCTGGCAGCTGCCCCGGTCCATTCCTCCAAGTTCCAGTGACAGCTCTGTGTCTCCTGGCTGCTGAGGGCATATGGACACAGACATCTATGTTTGATGGAGAAGACCTTGAGAGACTTGGGGTAAAGGAGTCTGACTTCCATCCTTTCCTGGACAAGAATATCCTCCAGAAGGGCAAAGACTGCGAGGGCTGCTACTCCTTCATCCACCTCAGCGTCCAGCAGTTTCTTGCTGCCTTGTTCTATGttctggagagagaggaggaagaagatgggGATAGCTGCAGGTGGGACATTGGGGGTGTGCAGAAGCTGCTCTCCAAGGAAGAAAGACTCAAGAACCCCAGCCTGACCCACGTGGGGTATTTCTTATTTGGCCTCTTGAACGAAAAGAGAGCCGGGGAGCTCGAGACAACTTTTGGCTGTCAAGTGTCGAGGAAGGTCAAGCAAGAATTACTGGAATTCAGG GTAGAAAAGGGGATATTCCTGGAGAATGATACTGAATCAGAATTGGATGCTCAGGTTGAGAG GTCACAGTGCGACCAtcgctctctccctctctggacaGATCTCTGCTCTGTGTTCAGTTCAAACAAGAACCTGAGCTTTCTGGATGTGAGTCAGAGCTTCCTGAGTCATTCCTCAGTGAGGATTCTTTGTGAGCAGATAACCCGTGTCACCTGTCACCTCCAGAAAGTGGT GATTAAAAACATCTCCCCTTCTGATGCTTATCGAGACTTGTGTCTGGCTTTCATTGGTAAGAAGACTCTGACACACCTGATCCTGGAAGGTGATGTCCACACTGataagatgctgctgctgctgttgtgtGAGATGCTGAAACACTCAAGATGTAACCTACAGTATCTGAG GTTGGGATCTTGTTGTGATGCAGCTCAGAAGTGGGATGATTCCTCCTTGGCCCTTGGAATCAACCAGTCCCTGAGATGCCTGGACCTCACAGCCAGTGAGCTCCTAGATGAGGGTGTCAAATTGCTGTGTACGACTCTGAGACACCCAAAGTGTTTCCTGCAGAAGTTGTC GTTGGAAAACTGTCATCTTACTGAAGCCTGTTGTAAGGAGCTGTCTTCTACTTTGATTGTCAACCAGAGGCTGACATACCTGTGCTTGGCCAACAACAAACTTGGGGATGGTGGGGTGAAACTTCTATGTGAGGGCTTGAGTTACCCTGAATGTCAACTACAGACCCTGGT GTTGTGGCATTGCAACATCACCAGACGTGGCTGCAAACTTATCTCAAAGCTTCTCCAAGGAGACTCCAGCCTAACAAACCTGGACCTGGGTCTCAATCCCATAGCCACTGGATTATGGTTTCTTTGTGAGGCTTTGAAGAAGCCAAATTGTAACCTAAAATACCTGGG GCTCTGGGGCTGTTCCATCACTCCTTCCTGTTGTCAGGGCCTTGCATCTGCTCTCATCAGCAATCAGAGGCTGGAAACACTGGACCTGGGCCAGAATGTCTTGGGGAAGAATGGAATAATGATGCTCTTTGAGGCTTTGAAACAGAATGATGGCCCCTTAAAGACACTCAGGTTGAAGGTTGATGAATCTAGTGTGGAAGTACAGAAGCTGTTGAAAGATGTGAAGGACAGCAATCCAAAATTGACGATTGAATGTAATAATGCCAGAACAACCAGATCCTCATGTTGTGACTTCTTCTCCTGA